A window from Podospora bellae-mahoneyi strain CBS 112042 chromosome 1 map unlocalized CBS112042p_1, whole genome shotgun sequence encodes these proteins:
- a CDS encoding uncharacterized protein (CAZy:AA8; EggNog:ENOG503PMZP; COG:S) yields MGLKQTAIFALGVAQAWTASATNNKRQDTTKYCPGNTQICFSEFKVPTHDVIYRIAIPDVAAAPFDVLLQIVAPVSKAGWAGIAWGGKMATNPLTVGWPNGNTAVVSSRWSTGRNVPGAYAGATYTVLPTTNTNETHWQLDVLCRGCSEWAGGSLDPNGVNTLAWAKNARVVNTATSNTSSFGIHDGRGAWSHDFSQARIPKGVFDAVAYDLENQPVSSSSAASSASFSTSLTSSSSAAVVSTSVVVLPRPSTTSTTVIVAPSTISSTTSKAALTSSSSTTPAGPQTTYVFITTRVSQLPPRPTTPSPSIVTVTVTVRPTPTTTQVTPPWGGGGGGGGPPWGKGKGGGGGGGKGWGRRRLAARPVEEEE; encoded by the exons ATGGGTCTGAAGCAAACCGCAATCTTTGCCCTTGGGGTGGCCCAGGCCTGGACTGCATctgccaccaacaacaagagacAAGATACAACCAAGTATTGCCCAGGAAACACACAAATATGCTTTTCCGAGTTCAAGGTGCCAACCCACGACGTCATCTACCGGATCGCTATCCCTGACGTTGCCGCCGCGCCGTTCGACGTCTTGTTGCAGATAGTGGCTCCAGTCTCCaaggctggctgggctggcatCGCATGGGGCGGGAAAATGGCCACGAATCCCTTGACGGTAGGATGGCCGAATGGTAACACTGCGGTGGTCTCATCTCGTTGGAGCAC GGGGAGAAACGTACCTGGCGCGTATGCAGGCGCGACGTACACAGTCcttccaaccaccaacaccaacgaaACACACTGGCAGTTGGATGTGCTGTGCCGAGGGTGTAGTGAGTGGGCAGGCGGCTCCTTGGACCCCAACGGTGTCAACACGCTAGCCTGGGCCAAGAATGCCCGTGTGGTCAATacagccaccagcaacacgAGCTCTTTTGGAATCCACGATGGGCGAGGCGCCTGGTCTCATGACTTTAGCCAAGCCAGAATTCCAAAGGGTGTCTTTGATGCGGTCGCTTACGACCTGGAGAACCAACCGGTGTCCAGTTCCAGCGCGGCTTCGAGCGCGAGTTTCAGCACGAGCCTGACTTCGAGCTCAAGCGCTGCGGTCGTGTCAACATCGGTTGTGGTCCTTCCGCGgccatcaaccacatccACGACGGTCATAGTCGCTCCTAGCACCatttcctcaacaacaagcaaggCGGCACTGACCTCGAGCTCATCTACCACCCCAGCCGGCCCACAGACAACATATGTTTTCATCACGACTAGAGTTTCTCAGCttccaccaagaccaacaacGCCGTCTCCAAGTATCGTGACAGTGACGGTAACTGTCCGGCCGacgccaaccaccacacaggTCACCCCTCCgtggggaggtggcggaggtggaggagggcccCCATGGGGCAAGGGtaaaggcggcggcggtggtggaggaaaggGCTGGGGGCGACGTCGGTTGGCTGCGAGAccggtggaagaggaggagtag
- a CDS encoding uncharacterized protein (EggNog:ENOG503PNVX), with protein sequence MESTTLAPPGPDVSKASLVVGTISFLHLISWTLYAARIWTRMRPISRLFVDDYLITLAVLFDLASYIFLMIAVHYGIGRHNYYVPTDQEVLAEKWLFLSQPVFPWSLAFSKMSIACMLIRIRRDQRVWAWGMYFIMAFVVLTAINTNAFQLSLCRPLWAVWDHSNSEAQCMDMTVAQTSIYVNSALNIVTDFALSLAPVTFIVHLQRPLREKIAVAFIMGLGIFASSACIAKTFHVKDYGKTGDSLMDCVPITIWSMVEMQLAIIASCIPCLKQLFERGLRRFGLLSTQDAGDSFTGSRNYQTYPGPNFRTRQETSDEYGHHLTSIQQSPRSPRCNKAARNSGVEAESIESSEIPIMRPDSTSTDYIQTLSAPPGRGSFYFNFVVNPGLNPNQRDDRGPRPERW encoded by the exons ATGGAGTCCACAACACTAGCTCCACCAGGGCCTGATGTGTCCAAGGCTTCCTTAGTGGTAGGCACGATATCATTCCTGCACCTCATATCATGGACGCTGTATGCCGCTCGCATCTGGACTCGTATGCGACCGATATCACGCCTATTCGTCGATGATTATCTGATCACTCTTGCTGTG CTCTTTGACCTGGCGTCGTATATTTTCTTGATGATAGCGGTTCATTACGGCATTGGTCGACATAATTACTACGTCCCGACAGATCAGGAAGTCCTTGCGGAAAAATGGCTGTtcctcagccagccagtcTTCCCCTGGAGtctcgccttctccaagatGAGCATTGCGTGTATGCTTATTCGGATTCGTCGAGATCAGCGcgtttgggcttggggaaTGTACTTCATCATGGCGTTTGTGGTGCTCACTGCCATCAACACAAACGCCTTCCAACTCTCACTGTGCCGACCGCTCTGGGCTGTGTGGGACCACAGTAATTCTGAGGCCCAATGCATGGATATGACTGTGGCGCAAACATCAATCTATGTCAACTCTGCACTCAACATTGTGACAGATTTTGCTTTAAGCTTGGCC CCCGTCACGTTTATTGTCCACCTACAGCGACCACTCAGGGAGAAGATTGCGGTCGCTTTCATAATGGGTTTGGGCATATTTGCGAGTAGTGCCTGCATTGCGAAAACCTTCCATGTCAAAGACTACGGAAAAACAGGTGACAGTCTCATGGATTGTGTACCTATAACGATTTGGAGCATGGTAGAAATGCAGCTTGC GATAATTGCAAGCTGCATTCCCTGTCTCAAACAACTCTTCGAACGAGGCTTACGACGATTCGGTCTCTTGAGCACCCAGGACGCTGGCGACTCCTTCACTGGCAGCCGGAACTACCAGACCTATCCTGGGCCGAACTTCAGGACTCGCCAAGAGACAAGCGATGAGTACGGCCACCACCTTACTTCGATACAACAGTCCCCACGGAGTCCTCGGTGCAACAAAGCAGCGAGGAACTCCGGGGTGGAGGCAGAAAGCATAGAGAGCAGCGAGATACCCATTATGAGACCAGACTCCACAAGCACTGATTACATACAGACGCTGTCAGCACCACCCGGACGAGGATCATTTTACTTCAACTTTGTGGTGAATCCCGGTCTTAACCCAAACCAAAGGGATGATAGAGGACCAAGGCCGGAAAGGTGGTGA
- a CDS encoding uncharacterized protein (EggNog:ENOG503PHMZ) has protein sequence MTVSDFYDPNSYRVPLTVGCQTSQVPLPLSTDTTKMSPHLYHLSEVSHSMVSSPWVAVWRYEADNWVLRTPSTDLSSFYALHYSTDPSCDSTDPICLPSQYYERNNTHSTGTHGEPSSAATFQPIIVHGHDNESLVRQHHQEPTLHHHQHLMPPAGHPHLSMGIQPALSPVPRPPGMSANYEGNPACEANWSADIDDHLNTSVTGLPSDIDTKGLLGCIRKTGRIWATVINYPDSARCHTSAAAKITFFDVQSAQRFLASHGDQSQAGGWLVKGRMARVRPNRIRVAQKETPRENTRVIVISGPARFLEYGNLERVFVSHGIDFQMEEVVAHRHKVEGWATVELRFGSYRGQAAQVMMLVKRKLRAFGIGARYGRDPCGE, from the exons ATGACGGTCTCTGATTTCTACGATCCAAACAGCTACCGTGTGCCTTTGACCGTTGGTTGCCAGACCTCCCAAGTTCCACTCCCGCTATCGACCGACACGACCAAGATGAGCCCCCATCTTTATCACCTCTCTGAAGTCAGCCACAGCATGGTCTCCAGTCCGTGGGTAGCGGTCTGGAGATACGAGGCTGATAACTGGGTCTTGAGGACTCCCTCGACAGACTTGTCATCATTCTATGCGCTTCAT TACTCAACCGATCCTAGCTGCGATAGCACCGACCCCATTTGCCTTCCGAGTCAGTATTATGAGCGCAACAACACCCACTCTACAGGTACACACGGAGAACCAAGCAGTGCAGCCACTTTCCAACCCATCATTGTTCATGGTCATGATAACGAATCCCTCGTgagacagcaccaccaagaaccgaccctccatcatcatcaacatctcATGCCACCTGCCGGTCATCCCCACCTCTCGATGGGCATTCAACCCGCCCTGTCTCCTGTACCTCGCCCGCCAGGAATGTCGGCGAATTACGAAGGAAATCCCGCCTGCGAGGCGAACTGGTCAGCAGATATAGATGaccacctcaacacctcg GTGACCGGGCTGCCATCCGACATCGATACCAAGGGTCTCCTAGGATGCATCCGCAAAACGGGTCGCATCTGGGCCACGGTCATCAACTACCCAGACTCTGCTCGATGTCACACTTCTGCCGCAGCGAAAATTACTTTCTTCGATGTTCAATCAGCCCAGCGGTTTCTGGCCTCGCATGGCGATCAGAGTCAAGCTGGGGGCTGGCTGGTCAAGGGGAGAATGGCGCGCGTGAGGCCCAACCGGATCAGAGTGGCACAGAAGGAGACACCGAGAGAGAATACAAGGGTTATTGTCATCAGTGGGCCGGCGCGCTTTTTGGAGTACGGAAACCTGGAGAGAGTGTTTGTGTCTCACGGGATTGACTTTCAGatggaagaggtggttgcCCACCGCCATAAAGTTGAGGGATGGGCCACTGTAGAGCTTCGCTTTGGTTCTTACCGTGGACAGGCAGCTCAAGTTATGATGTTGGTGAAAAGGAAGCTGAGGGCTTTTGGGATAGGCGCGCGGTATGGGAGAGATCCGTGTGGTGAGTGA